Proteins encoded in a region of the Marmota flaviventris isolate mMarFla1 chromosome 3, mMarFla1.hap1, whole genome shotgun sequence genome:
- the Metap2 gene encoding methionine aminopeptidase 2 isoform X2 codes for MAGVEEAAASGSHLNGDLDPDDREEGAASTAEEAAKKKRRKKKKSKGATAGQQEPDKESGTSVDEVARQLEKQALEEKERDDDDEDGDGDGDGATGKKKKKKKKKRGPRVQTDPPSVPICDLYPNGVFPKGQECEYPPTQDGRTAAWRTTSEEKKALDQASEEIWNDFREAAEAHRQVRKYVMSWIKPGMTMIEICEKLEDCSRKLIKENGLNAGLAFPTGCSLNNCAAHYTPNAGDTTVLQYDDICKIDFGTHISGRIIDCAFTVTFNPKYDALLKAVKDATNTGIKCAGIDVRLCDVGEAIQEVMESYEVEIDGKTYQVKPIRNLNGHSIGPYRIHAGKTVPIVKGGEATRMEEGEVYAIETFGSTGKGVVHDDMECSHYMKNFDVGHVPIRLPRTKHLLNVINENFGTLAFCRRWLDRLGESKYLMALKNLCDLGIVDPYPPLCDIKGSYTAQFEHTILLRPTCKEVVSRGDDY; via the exons ATGGCGGGCGTGGAGGAGGCAGCGGCCTCCGGGAGCCACTTGAATGGCGACTTGGATCCAGAcgacagggaggagggagctgcCTCTACGGCGGAAGAAGCAGCCAAGAAAAAAAGacgaaagaagaagaagagtaaAGGGGCTACCGCAG GGCAACAGGAACCTGATAAAGAATCAGGAACCTCAGTGGATGAGGTAGCAAGACAGTTGGAAAAACAAGcattggaagagaaagaaagagatgatgatgatgaag atggagatggagatggtgaTGGAGCAactggaaagaagaagaaaaagaagaagaagaagagaggac CAAGAGTTCAGACAGACCCTCCCTCAGTACCGATATGTGACCTGTATCCTAATGGTGTATTTCCCAAAGGACAAGAGTGTGAATACCCACCCACTCAAGATGG GCGAACAGCTGCTTGGAGAACTACaagtgaagaaaagaaagcattagATCAAGCTAGTGAAGAGATTTGGAATGATTTTCGAGAAGCTGCAGAAGCACATCGACAAGTTAGAAAATATGTTATGAGCTGGATCAAGCCTGGGATGACAATGATAGAAATCTG tgAAAAGTTGGAAGACTGTTCACGCAAGCTAATAAAAGAGAATGGACTAAACGCAGGCCTGGCCTTTCCTACTGGGTGTTCTCTCAATAATTGTGCTGCCCATTATACTCCCAATGCTGGTGACACAACAGTATTGCAGTATGATGACATCTGTAAGATAGACTTTGGAACACATATAAGTG GTAGGATTATTGACTGTGCTTTTACTGTCACTTTTAATCCCAAATATGATGCATTATTAAAAGCTGTAAAAGATGCCACTAATACTGGAATAAAG tgtgCTGGAATTGATGTTCGTCTATGTGATGTTGGTGAGGCCATCCAAGAAGTTATGGAATCCTATGAAGTTGAAATAGATGGGAAGACATATCAAG TGAAGCCAATCCGTAATCTGAATGGACATTCAATTGGGCCATATAGAATACATGCTGGGAAGACGGTGCCCATTGTGAAAGGAGGGGAGGCAACAAGAATGGAG GAAGGAGAAGTATATGCCATTGAGACCTTTGGTAGTACGGGAAAAGGTGTTGTGCATGACGATATGGAGTGTTCACATTACATGAAAAATTTTGATGTTGGACATGTGCCAATAAG GCTTCCAAGAACAAAACACTTACTGAATGTCATCAATGAAAACTTCGGCACCCTTGCCTTCTGCCGGAGATGGCTGGATCGTTTGGGAGAAAGCAAATATTTGATGGCTCTGAAGAATCTGTGTGACTTGGGCATTGTAGATCCATATCCACCATTATGTGACATTAAAGGATCATACACAGCACAGTTTGAGCATACCATACTGTTGCGTCCGACTTGTAAAGAAGTTGTCAGCAGAGGAGATGACTATTAA
- the Metap2 gene encoding methionine aminopeptidase 2 isoform X1, translating into MAGVEEAAASGSHLNGDLDPDDREEGAASTAEEAAKKKRRKKKKSKGATAAGQQEPDKESGTSVDEVARQLEKQALEEKERDDDDEDGDGDGDGATGKKKKKKKKKRGPRVQTDPPSVPICDLYPNGVFPKGQECEYPPTQDGRTAAWRTTSEEKKALDQASEEIWNDFREAAEAHRQVRKYVMSWIKPGMTMIEICEKLEDCSRKLIKENGLNAGLAFPTGCSLNNCAAHYTPNAGDTTVLQYDDICKIDFGTHISGRIIDCAFTVTFNPKYDALLKAVKDATNTGIKCAGIDVRLCDVGEAIQEVMESYEVEIDGKTYQVKPIRNLNGHSIGPYRIHAGKTVPIVKGGEATRMEEGEVYAIETFGSTGKGVVHDDMECSHYMKNFDVGHVPIRLPRTKHLLNVINENFGTLAFCRRWLDRLGESKYLMALKNLCDLGIVDPYPPLCDIKGSYTAQFEHTILLRPTCKEVVSRGDDY; encoded by the exons ATGGCGGGCGTGGAGGAGGCAGCGGCCTCCGGGAGCCACTTGAATGGCGACTTGGATCCAGAcgacagggaggagggagctgcCTCTACGGCGGAAGAAGCAGCCAAGAAAAAAAGacgaaagaagaagaagagtaaAGGGGCTACCGCAG CAGGGCAACAGGAACCTGATAAAGAATCAGGAACCTCAGTGGATGAGGTAGCAAGACAGTTGGAAAAACAAGcattggaagagaaagaaagagatgatgatgatgaag atggagatggagatggtgaTGGAGCAactggaaagaagaagaaaaagaagaagaagaagagaggac CAAGAGTTCAGACAGACCCTCCCTCAGTACCGATATGTGACCTGTATCCTAATGGTGTATTTCCCAAAGGACAAGAGTGTGAATACCCACCCACTCAAGATGG GCGAACAGCTGCTTGGAGAACTACaagtgaagaaaagaaagcattagATCAAGCTAGTGAAGAGATTTGGAATGATTTTCGAGAAGCTGCAGAAGCACATCGACAAGTTAGAAAATATGTTATGAGCTGGATCAAGCCTGGGATGACAATGATAGAAATCTG tgAAAAGTTGGAAGACTGTTCACGCAAGCTAATAAAAGAGAATGGACTAAACGCAGGCCTGGCCTTTCCTACTGGGTGTTCTCTCAATAATTGTGCTGCCCATTATACTCCCAATGCTGGTGACACAACAGTATTGCAGTATGATGACATCTGTAAGATAGACTTTGGAACACATATAAGTG GTAGGATTATTGACTGTGCTTTTACTGTCACTTTTAATCCCAAATATGATGCATTATTAAAAGCTGTAAAAGATGCCACTAATACTGGAATAAAG tgtgCTGGAATTGATGTTCGTCTATGTGATGTTGGTGAGGCCATCCAAGAAGTTATGGAATCCTATGAAGTTGAAATAGATGGGAAGACATATCAAG TGAAGCCAATCCGTAATCTGAATGGACATTCAATTGGGCCATATAGAATACATGCTGGGAAGACGGTGCCCATTGTGAAAGGAGGGGAGGCAACAAGAATGGAG GAAGGAGAAGTATATGCCATTGAGACCTTTGGTAGTACGGGAAAAGGTGTTGTGCATGACGATATGGAGTGTTCACATTACATGAAAAATTTTGATGTTGGACATGTGCCAATAAG GCTTCCAAGAACAAAACACTTACTGAATGTCATCAATGAAAACTTCGGCACCCTTGCCTTCTGCCGGAGATGGCTGGATCGTTTGGGAGAAAGCAAATATTTGATGGCTCTGAAGAATCTGTGTGACTTGGGCATTGTAGATCCATATCCACCATTATGTGACATTAAAGGATCATACACAGCACAGTTTGAGCATACCATACTGTTGCGTCCGACTTGTAAAGAAGTTGTCAGCAGAGGAGATGACTATTAA